From Brassica oleracea var. oleracea cultivar TO1000 chromosome C3, BOL, whole genome shotgun sequence, a single genomic window includes:
- the LOC106333820 gene encoding uncharacterized protein LOC106333820 gives MDLRKSRATTTTVTLSCLLLVSSFYTLSTAKSATNPPSYQLFLFVGFVLAAALSLLILVTAARATMVAWITVIVLLAFSGTRRRVLAKQGKMITTDVAMCLVRVLISEADPRG, from the coding sequence ATGGATCTCCGCAAAAGTAGAGCAACAACAACCACCGTTACTCTCTCATGTCTTCTCCTCGTTTCTTCATTCTACACTCTCTCCACCGCAAAATCAGCCACAAATCCACCCTCGTACCAACTCTTTCTATTTGTAGGATTCGTTCTAGCCGCAGCTTTGTCGCTTCTGATACTTGTCACTGCTGCACGAGCCACCATGGTCGCGTGGATAACAGTGATCGTCTTGCTGGCCTTCTCGGGTACACGCCGCCGTGTTCTGGCGAAGCAGGGAAAGATGATAACGACGGACGTGGCTATGTGCTTGGTCAGGGTTCTGATTAGTGAGGCAGATCCTCGTGGTTAG